A single window of Rhizobium indicum DNA harbors:
- a CDS encoding SDR family oxidoreductase, producing the protein MSILDRFSLAGQVALVTGGGRGLGFEMARALAEAGAHVIVNGRTAATLEGAVKTIRAAGGTAEAAAFDIAEREAQRAAMADIDKIHGRLDILINNVGARDRRPLAEFDDDSIIELLRTDLAAAMTLSRDAAVLMKRRNHGRLIAVTSISGHVVMPGDCVYPAAKQGLTGLMRGMAVEFGPHGITSNAIAPGWFATETNAAMAANEELMPFVRQRIPVQRWGRPDEIAGAALFLASDAASFVNGHVLTVDGGMTVRM; encoded by the coding sequence ATGAGCATATTGGACAGATTTTCACTGGCAGGTCAGGTGGCGCTGGTGACCGGCGGCGGGCGTGGTCTGGGCTTCGAGATGGCGCGCGCCCTTGCCGAGGCCGGCGCGCATGTCATCGTCAACGGACGCACGGCGGCGACGCTGGAAGGCGCCGTAAAGACCATCCGTGCCGCGGGCGGCACGGCGGAGGCCGCCGCATTCGATATCGCCGAGCGCGAGGCACAGCGTGCTGCGATGGCCGATATCGACAAGATCCATGGTCGCCTCGATATTTTGATCAACAATGTCGGCGCCCGCGACAGGCGGCCGCTGGCCGAATTCGACGATGATTCCATCATCGAGCTGCTGCGCACCGACCTGGCGGCGGCGATGACGCTGTCGCGGGACGCTGCCGTGCTGATGAAGCGACGCAATCACGGCCGCCTGATCGCGGTGACCTCGATCAGCGGCCATGTCGTCATGCCCGGTGACTGCGTCTATCCGGCAGCCAAGCAGGGACTGACCGGACTGATGCGCGGCATGGCGGTCGAATTCGGCCCGCACGGCATCACCAGCAACGCAATTGCGCCCGGCTGGTTTGCCACCGAGACGAACGCGGCGATGGCTGCGAACGAGGAATTGATGCCCTTCGTGCGCCAGCGCATCCCGGTCCAGCGCTGGGGACGGCCGGACGAGATCGCCGGCGCGGCGCTGTTTCTGGCAAGCGACGCCGCTTCCTTCGTCAATGGCCACGTACTGACGGTGGACGGCGGCATGACGGTGAGGATGTGA
- a CDS encoding adenylate/guanylate cyclase domain-containing protein produces MPSIHPMYGGVSANFVRGGATTIENAEYGTAGVLNFEKTPIYFLLGRGETSGRWNIAKGEGVDNYPQLAEFAHGGGTDHLVSLLEFPKEAALRGVSLSLTSDRPGGFSDDQLAIVAKLFPALGLACYRIAATKTASDILAVYTGAKTSARILAGDIQRGKGGAINAAILLADLRNFTALTEVYQPGEIAGFLNEHFELIGWHVEENSGEILKFMGDSVLAIFPTDAEDPQKACMAALASARNILEANKVLNGQRRNEGGPDIGVDVVLHLGEVFYGNIGARGRLDFTVIGSAVNEASRLEKLCGTLGHHLLMSESFAVTCAVANECLGSFELRGVSKAVNVFKLADAVS; encoded by the coding sequence ATGCCGTCAATTCATCCCATGTATGGCGGCGTCTCGGCCAATTTCGTGCGCGGCGGTGCGACCACGATCGAGAATGCCGAATATGGCACTGCGGGAGTGCTGAATTTCGAGAAGACCCCGATCTATTTTCTTTTGGGTCGTGGCGAAACGTCAGGTCGATGGAACATCGCCAAGGGCGAGGGTGTCGATAACTACCCGCAGCTTGCGGAATTCGCGCATGGCGGCGGCACGGATCACCTGGTCAGCCTGCTGGAGTTTCCGAAGGAGGCTGCGCTGCGCGGGGTCAGTCTGTCTCTCACAAGCGACAGGCCGGGCGGATTTTCTGATGATCAACTGGCGATCGTCGCGAAGCTCTTCCCGGCGCTGGGGCTGGCTTGTTATCGTATCGCGGCAACGAAAACCGCATCGGATATCCTCGCCGTCTATACAGGCGCCAAGACAAGTGCACGCATCCTTGCAGGCGATATTCAGAGGGGAAAGGGAGGGGCGATCAATGCGGCGATCCTGCTTGCGGACCTGAGAAACTTCACGGCGCTGACCGAGGTTTATCAGCCGGGCGAAATCGCCGGGTTTCTGAATGAACACTTCGAGCTGATCGGCTGGCATGTCGAGGAAAATTCGGGCGAGATCCTCAAGTTCATGGGCGATAGCGTGCTGGCGATCTTTCCGACCGATGCTGAAGATCCGCAAAAGGCCTGCATGGCCGCACTGGCTTCCGCAAGGAATATTCTGGAAGCCAACAAGGTGCTGAACGGTCAGCGGAGGAATGAGGGAGGTCCTGACATCGGCGTCGATGTCGTGCTGCATCTTGGCGAGGTCTTCTATGGAAATATCGGCGCACGCGGCAGGCTTGATTTCACGGTGATCGGCAGCGCCGTCAACGAGGCCTCGCGCCTCGAAAAACTCTGCGGCACGCTCGGCCATCATCTTCTGATGTCGGAAAGCTTCGCCGTCACTTGCGCCGTCGCCAACGAATGTCTGGGATCCTTCGAGTTGCGCGGGGTTTCGAAAGCGGTAAACGTGTTCAAGCTTGCCGACGCCGTATCCTGA
- a CDS encoding chloride channel protein, which translates to MLMKLDRRRFRALRVFFDPGRLRALARRSEVGLSLAGAVVGVISGLAVTGMSYVSNELHQLVFGIADSERLSSSEIENKLLLLTAPVIGGALLGLLLLVLAKRRKKPMVDPIEANALHGGRLSLTDSIIVAVQNLISNGFGASVGLEAGYTQLAAGLASKFGLKLQLRRSDLRTLVGCGAAGAIAAAFNAPLTGAFYAFELIIGTYTIVSLTPVVVSALVSTLIARLLAGSDFTIDIGSFGSVVPADYIPALLLGAFCAGVGILIMQGVAFVEELARKSSIAPPFRPALGGIIVGLLAMISPQVLSAGHGALHLNLSRDVAIPTLIGLFLLKSFASAISIGSGFRGGLFFASLFMGALLGKLFAYCGPYFADATLTPVIYAVVGMSSLAVAVIGGPLTMTFLALEITGDFPITALVLAAVITSSLVVRSTFGYSFATWRFHLRGESIRSAHDVGWIRNLTVDKLMRADVKTARAGISLEEFKQAFPIGSTQRVILVEESDKYAGLVLVPEIYANPTDAQDEGKTLADFIHYRNDFLQPQMNAKQAAAIFDKSESEALAVVNNLIERKVIGQLSESYTLRRYSEELDRRRREVSGEI; encoded by the coding sequence ATGCTTATGAAATTGGATCGGCGCCGTTTCCGCGCGCTGCGTGTTTTCTTCGATCCGGGACGCCTGCGGGCGCTGGCCCGCCGTAGCGAGGTCGGCCTGTCGCTGGCAGGCGCCGTCGTCGGCGTCATCTCAGGTCTCGCCGTCACCGGCATGAGCTACGTCTCCAACGAGCTGCATCAGCTGGTCTTCGGCATCGCCGACAGCGAACGGTTGAGCTCGTCCGAGATCGAGAACAAGCTGCTGCTGCTCACCGCCCCGGTTATCGGCGGCGCTCTGCTCGGCCTGTTGCTTCTAGTGCTGGCGAAACGCCGCAAGAAACCGATGGTCGACCCGATCGAGGCCAATGCGCTGCATGGCGGCCGCCTGTCCTTGACCGACAGCATCATCGTTGCCGTGCAGAACCTGATCTCCAACGGTTTCGGCGCCTCGGTCGGACTGGAGGCCGGCTATACCCAGCTTGCCGCCGGGCTCGCTTCCAAATTTGGTCTGAAGCTGCAGCTTCGCCGCTCGGACCTGCGCACCCTCGTTGGCTGCGGCGCGGCGGGCGCCATCGCCGCTGCCTTCAACGCGCCGCTGACCGGCGCCTTCTATGCTTTCGAGCTGATCATCGGCACCTATACGATCGTCTCGCTGACCCCTGTCGTCGTCTCCGCCCTCGTCTCCACCCTGATCGCAAGGCTGCTCGCCGGCAGCGATTTCACCATCGATATCGGCAGCTTCGGTTCGGTCGTGCCGGCCGATTATATCCCAGCACTTCTGCTCGGCGCTTTCTGCGCCGGTGTGGGCATCCTGATCATGCAGGGCGTCGCCTTTGTCGAGGAGCTGGCGCGCAAGAGTTCGATCGCCCCACCCTTCCGCCCGGCGCTTGGCGGCATCATCGTCGGGCTGCTGGCGATGATCTCGCCTCAGGTGCTCTCGGCCGGCCACGGTGCGCTGCATCTCAACCTTTCCCGTGACGTGGCGATCCCGACGCTGATCGGCCTCTTCCTCTTGAAATCCTTCGCCTCGGCGATCTCGATCGGCTCCGGCTTCAGGGGCGGACTGTTCTTCGCCTCGCTATTCATGGGCGCCCTGCTCGGCAAGCTCTTCGCCTATTGCGGCCCCTATTTCGCCGATGCGACGCTGACGCCCGTCATCTATGCCGTGGTCGGCATGAGTTCGCTTGCCGTCGCCGTCATCGGCGGGCCGCTGACCATGACGTTCCTGGCGCTCGAAATCACCGGCGATTTTCCGATCACGGCACTGGTGCTCGCTGCCGTCATCACCTCCTCGCTCGTCGTGCGTTCGACCTTCGGCTACTCCTTCGCCACATGGCGGTTCCATCTGCGCGGAGAAAGCATCCGCAGCGCCCATGACGTCGGCTGGATCCGCAACCTGACGGTCGACAAGCTGATGCGCGCCGACGTCAAGACGGCAAGGGCGGGCATCTCTCTGGAGGAATTCAAGCAGGCCTTCCCAATCGGCTCGACCCAGCGCGTCATCCTCGTCGAGGAGAGCGACAAATATGCAGGCCTCGTGCTGGTGCCGGAGATCTACGCCAACCCGACCGACGCCCAGGACGAGGGCAAGACGCTTGCCGATTTCATCCACTACCGCAACGACTTCCTGCAGCCGCAGATGAATGCCAAGCAGGCGGCGGCGATCTTCGACAAGAGCGAAAGCGAAGCACTCGCCGTCGTCAACAACCTGATCGAACGCAAGGTGATCGGCCAGCTCAGCGAAAGCTATACGCTGCGCCGCTACAGCGAAGAACTCGACCGCCGCCGCCGCGAGGTCTCAGGCGAGATCTGA
- the cobU gene encoding bifunctional adenosylcobinamide kinase/adenosylcobinamide-phosphate guanylyltransferase: MTATFILGGARSGKSRFAESLVTATGLDRHYVATGRAWDEEMQARITQHKADRGPSWTTHEEPLDLVGKLSAIDGEGRIVLIDCLTLWVTNLMMEERNTAVEFAALADFLPAAKARLVFVSNEVGLGIVPDNRMARDFRDHAGRLHQSIAAKAAEVYFIAAGLPLKMKG; encoded by the coding sequence ATGACCGCCACCTTCATCCTCGGCGGCGCACGCTCCGGCAAATCCCGTTTCGCCGAATCCCTCGTCACAGCGACCGGCCTCGACCGTCACTATGTCGCGACCGGGCGTGCCTGGGACGAGGAGATGCAGGCACGCATCACCCAACACAAGGCCGATCGCGGACCGTCCTGGACAACGCATGAGGAGCCGCTCGATCTCGTCGGCAAGCTCTCCGCCATCGACGGGGAGGGGCGCATCGTGCTCATCGATTGCCTGACGCTCTGGGTCACCAATCTGATGATGGAGGAGCGGAACACGGCGGTGGAATTTGCCGCCCTTGCCGATTTCCTGCCCGCCGCGAAAGCGCGGCTCGTTTTCGTTTCCAATGAGGTCGGTCTCGGCATCGTGCCCGACAATCGCATGGCGCGGGATTTTCGCGATCATGCCGGCCGGCTGCACCAATCGATCGCGGCGAAGGCCGCCGAAGTTTATTTCATCGCGGCAGGCCTGCCGCTGAAAATGAAGGGTTAA
- the cobW gene encoding cobalamin biosynthesis protein CobW, whose translation MNQQKIPATVITGFLGAGKTTMIRNLLTNAGGKKIALIINEFGDLGVDGDVLKGCGAENCTEDDIIELTNGCICCTVADDFIPTMTKLLEREQRPDHIVIETSGLALPQPLVAAFNWPDIRTQVTVDGVITVVDSAAVAAGRFADDHDAVDARRAEDESLDHESPIEELFEDQLTCADLIVLNKTDLIDAAGLIRVRDEVASRTVRKPVMIEARNGEVSAGILLGLGIGTEDDVANRKSHHELEHEDGAPHDHDEFDSFVVELGPIADPAGFVEALKGIIAAHDVLRLKGFVDVSGKPMRLQIQAVGSRIDHYFDRAWTPSEKRATRLVVIGLHEMDQDAVRAAIEALA comes from the coding sequence ATGAACCAGCAGAAGATTCCCGCAACCGTCATCACCGGCTTCCTCGGCGCCGGCAAGACGACGATGATCCGCAACCTGCTCACCAATGCCGGCGGCAAGAAGATTGCGTTGATCATCAACGAATTCGGCGATCTCGGCGTCGACGGCGACGTGCTGAAGGGCTGCGGTGCGGAGAATTGCACCGAGGACGATATCATCGAGCTGACCAATGGCTGCATCTGCTGCACCGTTGCGGACGACTTCATTCCGACGATGACGAAGCTGCTCGAGCGCGAGCAGAGGCCCGACCATATCGTCATCGAGACTTCGGGCCTTGCTTTGCCGCAGCCGCTGGTCGCCGCCTTCAACTGGCCCGACATTCGCACCCAGGTGACCGTCGACGGCGTCATCACGGTGGTCGACAGCGCCGCCGTTGCCGCCGGCCGTTTCGCCGATGACCATGATGCCGTCGATGCGCGCCGCGCCGAGGATGAATCGCTCGATCACGAAAGCCCGATCGAGGAGCTGTTCGAGGACCAGCTGACCTGCGCCGATCTCATCGTGCTCAACAAGACAGACCTGATCGATGCCGCCGGTCTTATCAGGGTACGCGACGAGGTCGCCTCCCGCACGGTACGCAAGCCCGTGATGATCGAGGCGCGGAATGGCGAGGTGTCGGCCGGTATCCTGCTCGGTCTCGGCATCGGCACAGAGGACGATGTCGCCAATCGCAAGTCGCATCACGAGCTGGAGCATGAGGACGGTGCGCCGCATGACCATGATGAATTCGACAGCTTCGTCGTCGAGCTCGGACCCATTGCCGATCCCGCTGGCTTCGTCGAAGCGCTTAAGGGCATCATTGCCGCCCATGACGTGCTGCGCCTCAAGGGTTTCGTCGATGTCTCGGGCAAGCCGATGCGCCTCCAGATCCAGGCCGTCGGCAGCCGCATCGACCATTATTTCGACCGCGCCTGGACGCCAAGCGAAAAGCGCGCCACGCGCCTTGTCGTCATCGGCCTGCACGAAATGGATCAGGACGCGGTGAGGGCGGCGATCGAAGCGCTGGCATAG
- the cobN gene encoding cobaltochelatase subunit CobN: MHLLLAQQGTISDGEEAIDLGQTPGDILFLSAADSELAAIAAAHRERGAGPSLRLASLMSLKHPMSIDTYVERTARHAKLIVVRALGGASYFHYALEALHAAASRAGALIAVLPGDAKPDAGLVPFSNIDLDDLNALWAYLIEGGDANARAFLDYAGAMLAGTEKPAPAAPLMKAGIWWPGRGLIGVEEWRLVSAAVVSSRVAVRLSVELGTPPSVLLDISPTRGEIGKSLGLPTKETLEDAASSAEEMERDLSSSISPLVGEMSGRTEGGISNSAEKMGFEPTSSPIVAISFYRALVQSGETGPIEALIGALTTLGLRPLPVFAYSLKDSVSTGILESVFSALKPDVVINTTGFAVSAPGADRQPTVLEANEAIVLQAILSASSREAWAASSQGLSARDLGMNVALPEVDGRVLARAISFKTAARYDAAVETNIVASEPDAGRVRYTAELAANWARLRKTSAGDRRIALVMANYPNRDGRLGNGVGLDTPAGTIEVLKAMRAAGYPAAEIPADGDALIRHLMEGPTNSGSDGKIIRETLSLSRYNGFLESLPNKIQDEVRARWGDPEDDPYFREGVFALPFARFGDVLVGIQPARGYNIDPKESYHSPDLVPPHGYLAFYAFLRRAFGAHAVIHMGKHGNLEWLPGKALALSESCYPEAILGPLPHLYPFIVNDPGEGTQAKRRSAAVIIDHLTPPLTRAESYGPLKDLEALVDEYYEASGSDPRRIRLLSRQILDLVTDIGLDRDAGIAKGESEGEALKKLDAYLCDLKEMQIRDGLHVFGVSPEGRLLTDLTVALARVPRGLGEGGDASLQRAIAADARLGGGVGGIPPSVLPDISPIRGEIGKSLGLPEKELFEDAAASTHEIERGLSSSISPLVGEMSGRTEGGASIFDPLDCDMAAVWTGPRPDILADILDAPWRTNGDTVERIELLAAKFVSGEIECPALWSQTGLVVSEIETRLKPSILACGPAEIVGLLKGLDGRFVAPGPSGAPTRGRPDVLPTGRNFYSVDSRAVPTPAAYELGKKSAELLVRRYVQDHGEWPVSFGLTAWGTSNMRTGGDDIAQALALIGVKPLWDMSSRRVTGYEIIPPAMLRRPRVDVTLRISGFFRDAFPEQIALFDKAIRAVGALEEDEVDNPIATRMRGEAARLAAAGLDEVAARRRAGYRVFGSKPGAYGAGLQALIDEKGWERRADLAEAYLVWGSYAYGAGEEGKAERGLFEERLRSVQAVIQNQDNREHDLLDSDDYYQFEGGMAAAAEQLAGARPPIYHNDHSRPEKPVIRSLEEEIGRVVRGRVVNPKWIAGVMRHGYKGAAEIAATVDYLFAFSATTGAVGEHHFEAVYQAFVTDPAVRDFMIEKNPAAFDEMRERLSEAIDRSLWTPRSNSARFDLAARQ; the protein is encoded by the coding sequence ATGCATCTGCTTCTGGCCCAGCAGGGAACGATCAGCGACGGCGAGGAGGCAATCGACCTCGGGCAGACGCCGGGCGATATCCTGTTCCTGTCGGCGGCCGACAGCGAGCTTGCCGCGATCGCGGCCGCCCATCGCGAGCGCGGGGCGGGGCCTTCGCTGCGGCTCGCCAGCCTGATGAGCCTGAAGCATCCGATGTCTATCGACACCTATGTCGAGCGCACCGCGCGGCATGCCAAGTTGATTGTCGTGCGGGCGCTCGGGGGCGCCAGCTATTTCCATTATGCGCTGGAAGCGCTGCATGCGGCAGCGTCCCGCGCCGGGGCGCTGATTGCGGTGCTGCCGGGCGATGCGAAACCGGATGCCGGGCTGGTTCCTTTCTCCAATATCGATCTCGATGATCTCAACGCGCTCTGGGCCTATCTGATTGAGGGCGGCGATGCCAATGCGCGGGCCTTTCTCGATTATGCCGGGGCGATGTTGGCAGGCACGGAGAAGCCGGCACCGGCGGCACCTTTGATGAAAGCCGGTATCTGGTGGCCGGGGCGTGGACTGATCGGGGTTGAGGAGTGGCGGCTGGTTTCTGCTGCCGTGGTGTCTTCGCGTGTGGCTGTCCGTTTGTCGGTTGAGCTAGGGACACCCCCCTCTGTCCTGCTGGACATCTCCCCCACAAGGGGGGAGATCGGCAAGTCGCTTGGGCTTCCCACAAAAGAAACGCTTGAAGACGCGGCATCTTCTGCCGAGGAGATGGAACGAGACCTCTCATCCTCGATCTCCCCCCTTGTGGGGGAGATGTCCGGCAGGACAGAGGGGGGTATCTCAAACTCGGCAGAGAAGATGGGATTCGAACCCACATCTTCCCCCATCGTCGCCATCAGCTTCTACCGCGCCTTGGTGCAGAGCGGCGAGACGGGGCCGATAGAAGCTCTCATCGGAGCGCTGACGACACTCGGCCTGCGCCCGCTGCCGGTCTTTGCCTATAGCCTGAAGGATTCGGTTTCGACAGGCATTCTCGAAAGCGTGTTTTCGGCGTTGAAACCCGATGTCGTCATCAACACGACCGGCTTTGCGGTCTCGGCACCCGGTGCCGACCGGCAGCCGACGGTGCTGGAGGCGAATGAGGCGATCGTGCTGCAGGCGATCCTGTCGGCCTCGTCGAGAGAGGCATGGGCGGCTTCCTCGCAGGGCTTGTCGGCGCGCGATCTGGGCATGAACGTGGCGCTGCCTGAAGTCGATGGCCGGGTGCTGGCGCGGGCGATCTCCTTCAAGACGGCGGCGCGCTACGATGCTGCCGTCGAGACGAATATTGTCGCCAGCGAACCGGATGCTGGCCGGGTGCGCTACACGGCGGAGCTCGCCGCCAACTGGGCGCGGCTGCGGAAGACATCAGCCGGCGACCGGCGCATTGCGCTCGTCATGGCGAATTATCCAAACCGCGACGGTCGGCTCGGTAACGGCGTTGGACTCGATACGCCGGCCGGGACCATCGAGGTGCTGAAGGCTATGCGGGCGGCGGGGTATCCGGCCGCCGAGATTCCGGCCGACGGCGACGCGCTGATACGGCATCTGATGGAAGGGCCGACTAATTCCGGTTCCGACGGAAAGATCATCCGCGAGACGCTTTCCCTGAGTCGCTACAACGGCTTCCTGGAATCTCTTCCCAATAAGATTCAGGATGAGGTGAGAGCCCGCTGGGGCGATCCCGAAGATGATCCGTATTTTCGCGAAGGCGTCTTCGCCCTGCCTTTCGCCCGTTTCGGCGATGTGCTCGTCGGCATCCAGCCGGCGCGCGGCTACAATATCGACCCGAAAGAGAGCTATCATTCGCCGGATCTCGTGCCGCCGCACGGTTATCTCGCCTTCTACGCTTTCCTGCGCCGCGCGTTCGGCGCCCATGCCGTCATCCATATGGGCAAACACGGCAATCTCGAATGGCTGCCGGGCAAGGCGCTGGCGCTGTCGGAAAGCTGCTATCCCGAGGCGATCCTCGGGCCGCTGCCGCATCTCTATCCCTTCATCGTCAACGATCCGGGCGAGGGTACGCAGGCCAAGCGCCGCAGTGCTGCCGTCATCATTGACCACCTGACGCCGCCCTTGACGCGGGCGGAGAGCTACGGGCCGCTGAAGGATCTGGAGGCGCTGGTCGACGAATATTACGAGGCCTCCGGCAGCGATCCCCGCCGCATTCGTCTGCTCAGCCGTCAGATCCTCGATCTTGTCACCGATATCGGCCTCGACCGGGATGCCGGGATTGCCAAGGGCGAAAGCGAGGGCGAGGCGCTGAAGAAGCTCGACGCCTATCTCTGCGACCTCAAGGAAATGCAGATCCGCGATGGACTGCATGTGTTCGGCGTTTCGCCCGAGGGGCGGTTGCTGACGGACCTCACCGTGGCTTTGGCGCGGGTGCCGCGCGGGCTGGGTGAGGGTGGGGATGCAAGTTTGCAGCGGGCGATCGCGGCGGATGCTAGATTGGGCGGCGGCGTGGGGGGGATACCCCCCTCTGTCCTGCCGGACATCTCCCCCATAAGGGGGGAGATCGGCAAGTCGCTTGGGCTTCCCGAAAAAGAACTGTTTGAAGATGCCGCAGCTTCGACGCATGAGATTGAGCGAGGCCTCTCATCCTCGATCTCCCCCCTTGTGGGGGAGATGTCCGGCAGGACAGAGGGGGGTGCCTCCATCTTCGACCCTCTCGATTGTGACATGGCCGCCGTCTGGACCGGCCCACGTCCTGATATCCTCGCAGATATTCTTGACGCCCCATGGCGGACCAACGGAGACACCGTCGAGCGCATCGAACTGCTCGCTGCAAAGTTCGTCTCCGGCGAGATAGAGTGCCCAGCCCTCTGGTCTCAAACCGGGTTGGTAGTCTCCGAGATTGAAACCCGCCTCAAACCTTCCATCCTCGCCTGCGGCCCGGCCGAAATCGTCGGCCTGCTCAAAGGCCTCGACGGCCGCTTCGTCGCACCCGGCCCCTCCGGCGCGCCGACGCGTGGACGGCCCGATGTGCTGCCGACGGGCCGCAATTTCTACTCGGTCGACAGCCGTGCGGTGCCGACGCCGGCCGCCTACGAACTCGGCAAAAAATCGGCGGAACTGCTTGTCCGCCGCTATGTGCAGGATCATGGCGAATGGCCTGTCTCCTTCGGGTTGACGGCCTGGGGCACGTCAAACATGCGCACTGGCGGCGACGATATCGCCCAGGCCCTGGCGCTGATCGGCGTCAAGCCGCTCTGGGACATGAGCTCGCGCCGCGTCACCGGCTATGAGATCATTCCGCCGGCGATGCTCAGGCGGCCGCGGGTCGACGTGACGCTCCGCATTTCCGGCTTCTTCCGCGACGCCTTTCCCGAGCAGATCGCGCTGTTCGACAAGGCGATCCGTGCCGTGGGCGCGCTTGAAGAGGACGAGGTCGACAATCCGATCGCGACGCGCATGCGTGGCGAAGCGGCAAGGCTTGCGGCTGCCGGTCTTGACGAAGTCGCGGCAAGGCGCCGGGCGGGTTACCGCGTTTTCGGCTCGAAGCCCGGCGCCTATGGCGCCGGGCTGCAGGCACTGATCGACGAAAAGGGCTGGGAGCGGCGCGCCGATCTCGCCGAGGCCTATCTCGTCTGGGGCAGCTATGCCTATGGTGCCGGCGAGGAGGGCAAGGCCGAACGCGGCTTGTTCGAGGAGCGGCTGCGCTCGGTGCAGGCTGTTATCCAGAACCAGGACAACCGCGAGCACGATCTGCTCGATAGCGACGACTACTATCAATTCGAGGGCGGCATGGCCGCCGCCGCCGAGCAGCTCGCCGGCGCGCGTCCTCCGATCTATCACAACGACCATTCCAGGCCGGAAAAGCCGGTGATCCGCTCGCTGGAAGAGGAAATCGGCCGCGTCGTGCGCGGGCGTGTCGTCAATCCGAAATGGATCGCGGGCGTCATGCGCCACGGCTACAAGGGCGCCGCCGAGATCGCCGCCACCGTCGATTATCTCTTCGCCTTTTCGGCGACGACGGGCGCGGTCGGCGAACACCATTTCGAGGCCGTCTACCAGGCCTTTGTCACCGATCCGGCCGTGCGTGACTTCATGATCGAGAAGAACCCGGCGGCATTCGACGAGATGAGGGAGCGGCTCAGCGAAGCAATCGACCGCAGCCTCTGGACGCCGCGCAGCAATTCGGCCCGGTTCGACCTGGCCGCCAGACAATAG
- the cobO gene encoding cob(I)yrinic acid a,c-diamide adenosyltransferase, which yields MSDEAPENEIPGNETGKDDARHAEKMAKKKAARDKIMATKTDGKGLIIVHTGKGKGKSSSAFGMIFRHIAHGKPSAVVQFIKGAMWTGERDLIEKHFSDLCQFHTMGEGFTWETQDRARDVAAAAAAWEKAKELIRDERNSMVLLDEINIALRYDYLDINEVVAFLESEKPHMTHVVLTGRNAKEELIEIADLVTEMELVKHPFRSGIKGQPGVEF from the coding sequence ATGAGCGACGAAGCACCAGAGAACGAGATCCCGGGAAACGAAACCGGAAAAGACGACGCGCGCCACGCCGAGAAGATGGCGAAGAAGAAAGCCGCGCGCGACAAGATCATGGCCACCAAGACGGATGGCAAGGGGCTGATCATCGTCCATACCGGCAAGGGCAAGGGCAAGTCCTCGTCTGCCTTTGGTATGATCTTCCGCCACATCGCCCATGGCAAGCCGTCAGCCGTCGTGCAGTTCATCAAGGGCGCGATGTGGACCGGCGAGCGCGACCTGATCGAGAAGCATTTCTCCGATCTCTGCCAGTTCCACACGATGGGCGAGGGTTTCACCTGGGAAACGCAGGACCGCGCCCGCGATGTCGCCGCAGCGGCCGCCGCTTGGGAAAAGGCCAAGGAACTGATCCGCGACGAGCGCAATTCCATGGTGCTGCTCGACGAGATCAATATCGCGTTGCGCTATGACTATCTCGACATCAACGAAGTCGTCGCCTTTCTGGAGAGCGAGAAGCCCCATATGACGCATGTCGTGCTGACGGGGCGCAACGCGAAGGAAGAATTGATCGAAATCGCCGATCTGGTAACCGAGATGGAGCTCGTCAAACACCCCTTCCGCTCCGGCATCAAGGGTCAACCGGGCGTGGAGTTCTGA
- a CDS encoding helix-turn-helix domain-containing protein produces MTPTARSLGDHLREWRQRRRMSQLDLALEAEISQRHLSFIESGRSTPSRDMLLHLAERLDVPLRDRNPLLLAAGFAPVFAERALDDPALEPARRAIDMVLKGHEPFPAIAVDRHWTLIAANAAIAPLLSAVADQSLLTPPVNVLRLSLHPQGLAPHIKNLSEWRAHLIGRLRQQFSASGDPMLDKLLKELLSYPAPKTAGEVHADYAGIAVPLQLSTKAGLLSLISTTTVFGTPVDITLSELAVESFFPADDETAAILRSLALN; encoded by the coding sequence ATGACGCCGACCGCCCGCTCCCTTGGAGACCATCTGCGCGAATGGCGCCAGCGCCGCCGCATGAGCCAGCTCGACCTCGCGCTGGAGGCGGAGATCTCGCAGCGGCATCTGAGCTTCATCGAGAGCGGGCGCTCGACACCGAGCCGCGACATGCTGCTGCATCTTGCCGAACGGCTCGACGTGCCCCTTCGCGATCGGAACCCGCTGCTGCTCGCGGCGGGTTTCGCTCCTGTTTTTGCCGAACGCGCGCTCGACGATCCTGCACTGGAACCGGCCCGTCGCGCCATCGACATGGTGCTGAAAGGGCACGAGCCCTTCCCAGCAATCGCCGTCGACCGCCATTGGACACTCATCGCAGCCAATGCGGCCATCGCTCCGCTGCTCTCAGCCGTTGCCGACCAGTCCCTGCTCACGCCGCCCGTCAACGTACTGCGCCTCAGCCTGCATCCACAAGGATTGGCGCCCCATATCAAAAACCTCTCCGAGTGGCGCGCCCACCTTATCGGCAGGCTGCGCCAACAGTTCTCGGCTTCGGGTGATCCAATGCTGGACAAGCTTTTGAAGGAGTTGCTGTCCTATCCAGCGCCTAAAACTGCTGGCGAGGTCCATGCCGACTATGCCGGCATCGCTGTTCCCCTTCAGCTTTCGACCAAGGCCGGCTTGCTTTCGCTGATCTCGACAACGACGGTCTTCGGCACCCCCGTCGACATCACTTTGTCGGAACTCGCGGTCGAATCCTTCTTCCCGGCAGACGACGAAACGGCCGCCATCCTGCGCAGCCTCGCGCTCAACTGA